Genomic segment of Macellibacteroides fermentans:
TTGGGGGTGGTTTTATTGGTTTGGAAATGGCCGAGAACCTTCACGAACTGGGTATCGAAGTAGGTGTTATTGAGATGGCCAACCAGGTTATGGCTCCGCTGGATTATTCGATGGCCGCCATCGTTCATCATCATATGGTTGAAAACAACGTATCCTTATATCTTGGTGATGGCGTAGCAAGCTTCAAAGAAACAGAAAACGGGGTTGTCGTAGTATTGGCCAGCGGCAAAGAGCTGGAAACAGATATGGTGATACTAAGTATCGGAGTTCGTCCGGAAACTCTTCTTGCCAAGGAGGCAGGTCTTGCTCTTGGTAAACTGGGAGGAATTGAAGTGAATGAATATATGCAGACTTCCGATCCGGATATTTATGCATTGGGTGATGCCGTAGAGGTAACTCATCTTGTTACCGGTAGTAAAGCATTGATTCCGCTGGCAGGTCCTGCAAATAAACAGGGACGTATCGTTGCCGACAACATCGTTTATGGAAATAAGAAGGTATACGAAGGTTCAATCGGCACATCCATTGCGAAGATATTTCATCTTACTGTCGCTGCAGCCGGAGCCAACAGTAAATTACTAGCCAAAGAGGGTATTCCTTACCATGAATCGTTTACCCACAGCGGATCGCATGCTGGCTATTATCCGGGTGCCCTTTCTTTATCCATCAAGATATTATTTGCTCCAAAGACAGGCAAACTTCTGGGTGCGCAGGTGGTAGGTTTTGATGGAGTTGACAAACGTATCGAGATGTTGGCTCAGGTTATCCGTAATAATGGTACTGTATACGATTTAATGGAGTTGGAACATGCCTATGCTCCTCCCTACTCGTCGGCTAAAGATCCGGTTAATATGGCTGGTTTTGTAGCAGAAAATATCCTTACCGGTAAAGTAAAGACGGCTCAGTGGAGAGACATAGAGGGTCTATCGAAAGAGGCTCTTATCGTAGACGTACGTACACGGGAGGAATTTGCATTGGGTTCCATACCCGGATCTGTGAATATTCCGGTGGATGAACTACGCAGCCGTCTTCCAGAGCTTCCGCTGGATAAAGATATAGTGGTTACTTGTGCTGTTGGATTACGTGGTTATGTTGCTTACCGTATTCTGGTTCAGAATGGATACGAAAGGGTAAGAAACTTATCCGGTGGATACAAAACATGGTCGTTGGCCCGTATCGAACCGAATATAAATCAGCACATCACCTCAAAGCCGGCTAACGAAGACGGTACAGAAGAGGTTGTTATTCCGGCTCTGAAGGAGATAAAAGAGTTGAAAATGATTGATGCCTGCGGGTTACAATGTCCGGGACCGGTTATGCAGCTAAAAAAGAACTATGGAGAAATAGGTTTGGGCGAGCAATTACACATTACCGCAACCGATCCTGGCTTTGCCAAGGATGTGGTGGCGTGGTGCAAAATTACCGGAGCCAACTTACTGTCGGTCGAAAACAAGGCCGGTGTTATTCATGCAACGATTGAAAAAACAGAATCTCAAAATCAGAATAAAATGATAAGTAACGGAGATAATAAAACCTTCATCGTGTTCAGCGATGATTTAGATAAAGCACTCGCCTCATTTGTAATTGCCAACGGGGCAGCCTCTACAGGAAAGAAAGTGAGTATGTTCTTTACTTTCTGGGGACTAAACGTAATCAAGAAACGTGAAAAACCTTCGGTAGCAAAAGATATTTTTGGCAAGATGTTCGGCATGATGTTGCCTTCGCACAGCGGTAAGCTGAAACTATCCAAATTAAATATGGGTGGAGCCGGTAGCTGGATGATGCGCCTGATCATGAAAAATAAAAAGATATCCAGTCTGGAAGAATTGATGCAACAGGCCGTTGACAATGGTGTGGAGATGATTGCCTGTACCATGAGTATGGATGTGATGGGCGTAAAAGAGGAAGAACTACTGGACAACGTTGTTTACGGAGGGGTGGCTTCTTATCTGGAACGTGCA
This window contains:
- a CDS encoding DsrE/DsrF/DrsH-like family protein — its product is MKYLIIGGVAGGATVAARLRRMDEQAEIILFERGAYVSYANCGLPYYIGDTITQRDNLFVQTAQGFTARFNIDIRTQQEVVAIQTQGKTVLVKNLLTNETYSEGYDKLVLSPGAEPIRPRVDGISANRIFTLRNVPDTDTIKGYINTVRPKRALVIGGGFIGLEMAENLHELGIEVGVIEMANQVMAPLDYSMAAIVHHHMVENNVSLYLGDGVASFKETENGVVVVLASGKELETDMVILSIGVRPETLLAKEAGLALGKLGGIEVNEYMQTSDPDIYALGDAVEVTHLVTGSKALIPLAGPANKQGRIVADNIVYGNKKVYEGSIGTSIAKIFHLTVAAAGANSKLLAKEGIPYHESFTHSGSHAGYYPGALSLSIKILFAPKTGKLLGAQVVGFDGVDKRIEMLAQVIRNNGTVYDLMELEHAYAPPYSSAKDPVNMAGFVAENILTGKVKTAQWRDIEGLSKEALIVDVRTREEFALGSIPGSVNIPVDELRSRLPELPLDKDIVVTCAVGLRGYVAYRILVQNGYERVRNLSGGYKTWSLARIEPNINQHITSKPANEDGTEEVVIPALKEIKELKMIDACGLQCPGPVMQLKKNYGEIGLGEQLHITATDPGFAKDVVAWCKITGANLLSVENKAGVIHATIEKTESQNQNKMISNGDNKTFIVFSDDLDKALASFVIANGAASTGKKVSMFFTFWGLNVIKKREKPSVAKDIFGKMFGMMLPSHSGKLKLSKLNMGGAGSWMMRLIMKNKKISSLEELMQQAVDNGVEMIACTMSMDVMGVKEEELLDNVVYGGVASYLERAEESNVNLFI